From Tachypleus tridentatus isolate NWPU-2018 chromosome 8, ASM421037v1, whole genome shotgun sequence, a single genomic window includes:
- the LOC143222336 gene encoding THAP domain-containing protein 2-like produces the protein MVHSCCAFNCSNRHGQVENVSYYRFPKDPDRRRRWIAAVNRKNWTPTEYTRLCSKHFVSGTKSDDPLSPDYVPSIFHFTRSPLKRRKAAELCKYENRKEVT, from the exons ATGGTACACTCGTGTTGTGCATTTAATTGTTCAaatcgacatggacaggtggaaaatgtgtcatactACAGATTTCCTAAAGATCCCGACCGAAGAAGACGATGGATTGCAGCTGTCAATAGGAAAAACTGGACACCCACAGAGTACACCAgactttgtagtaaacattttgtgtcag GGACGAAGAGTGATGATCCCCTATCACCTGACTATGtaccttccatatttcattttacacgttcTCCCCTGAAAAGAAGGAAAGCTgctgaattgtgtaaatatgaaaacaggaaagaagTGACCTAA